One window of the Suricata suricatta isolate VVHF042 chromosome 7, meerkat_22Aug2017_6uvM2_HiC, whole genome shotgun sequence genome contains the following:
- the LOC115296407 gene encoding tripartite motif-containing protein 26-like has translation MASATSVSSLLDEVGCPICQGTLREPVTIDCGHNFCCGCLTRYCEVPGPEPEESLACPLCKQPFRKENIRPVWQLASLVENIERLQVDKDRQPGDVAREQTDGRLCERHREKLHYYCQDDGKLLCVMCRESREHRPHSAVLVEKAAQPHREKILNHLSTLRRDRDKIQGLQAKGEADILTALLWALSGGCRCCARDGQSAGNQGGPA, from the exons ATGGCCTCGGCCACCTCTGTGAGTAGCCTCCTGGATGAGGTCGGCTGCCCCATCTGCCAGGGCACCCTCAGGGAGCCGGTCACCATCGACTGCGGCCACAACTTCTGCTGCGGCTGCCTGACGCGCTACTGTGAGGTCCCGGGCCCGGAGCCAGAGGAGTCCCTCGCGTGCCCGCTCTGCAAGCAGCCCTTCAGGAAGGAGAACATCCGGCCCGTGTGGCAGCTGGCCAGCCTGGTGGAGAACATCGAGCGGCTGCAGGTGGACAAGGACCGACAGCCAGGGGACGTGGCCCGGGAGCAGACGGATGGCAGGCTGTGCGAGCGGCACCGCGAGAAGCTGCACTATTACTGCCAGGACGACGGCAAACTTCTGTGCGTCATGTGCCGCGAGTCTCGGGAGCACCGGCCCCACTCGGCCGTCCTCGTGGAGAAGGCTGCCCAGCCCCACAGG GAGAAGATCCTGAACCACCTGAGCACCctcaggagagacagagacaagattCAGGGCTTGCAGGCCAAGGGAGAGGCCGACATCCTCACTGCGCTG CTGTGGGCCCTGTCTGGCGGCTGCCGCTGTTGTGCCCGGGATGGCCAGAGTGCAGGGAACCAAGGAGGTCCTGCCTGA